A window of Halomonas sp. GFAJ-1 contains these coding sequences:
- a CDS encoding Na(+)-dependent transporter, translating to MLSEWLSQVVLPWVLAGVMMTMGLNLTKNDFLHTCRHPGRLMLGTSLQILALPLLAWGIVALLPLSPLAAAGLLLVSLVPGGATSNMFSYLVQGDLALSVSLTAIAAVLAPFTLPLIMGWNLEFLGLSSAGLSLPYWPTVGKLLLVTLVPVLAGMLLRCLLKETLLNWLLPKIKMLTGVAMIGVVVALFVSHAQRLPPLLSVETLAVLLLCVLSMALGHQVARRLRLPHASARAITVEVGVQNAGVAMMVAFALLQQPGIGLVPLLYGLLMNVPVFLWMFACLWRDRQRTASIRSANNT from the coding sequence ATGTTATCGGAGTGGTTGTCCCAAGTAGTGCTTCCCTGGGTATTGGCCGGTGTGATGATGACCATGGGCCTGAATCTGACTAAAAACGACTTTCTACACACCTGTCGCCACCCGGGCCGCTTAATGCTAGGCACCAGCCTACAGATACTGGCATTGCCGTTGCTCGCATGGGGCATAGTAGCCTTGCTACCGCTTTCGCCGTTAGCCGCGGCTGGATTGTTGCTGGTATCGCTGGTGCCTGGGGGCGCAACTTCAAACATGTTCAGCTATCTCGTACAGGGAGATTTAGCGTTATCCGTCAGTTTAACCGCCATTGCGGCGGTACTTGCCCCCTTTACGCTGCCGTTGATTATGGGCTGGAACCTAGAGTTTCTCGGCTTAAGCAGTGCCGGACTAAGCCTCCCCTACTGGCCAACCGTAGGCAAGCTGCTGCTAGTGACCCTGGTGCCTGTGCTCGCGGGCATGCTCCTGCGATGCTTACTAAAGGAAACACTGCTGAACTGGCTACTGCCCAAAATAAAGATGTTAACTGGCGTGGCGATGATTGGGGTGGTGGTCGCGCTGTTCGTTAGCCATGCTCAGCGCCTACCCCCGCTGCTCAGCGTTGAAACATTGGCGGTGCTGCTACTGTGCGTGTTGAGCATGGCGTTGGGCCACCAAGTGGCACGCCGCTTACGCCTACCACATGCCAGTGCCCGCGCCATTACTGTTGAGGTTGGCGTGCAAAATGCGGGGGTAGCTATGATGGTCGCTTTTGCGCTGCTTCAGCAGCCCGGCATCGGTTTGGTTCCCCTGCTTTATGGGCTATTAATGAACGTACCGGTGTTTTTATGGATGTTCGCCTGCCTATGGCGAGACCGCCAGCGCACCGCGTCTATACGCTCAGCGAACAACACGTAG
- a CDS encoding type IV pilin, with the protein MLITVAIISIIAGIGYPSYMRYVESSLRTDGKAGLLQAASELERCYSRQYTYTDCTITPTSPDGNYTISADSGSVNDGGFLITATASRSDGCASDITLNALGERLPEACW; encoded by the coding sequence ATGCTTATTACGGTTGCGATTATTAGCATCATCGCTGGCATAGGCTATCCAAGCTATATGCGCTACGTGGAAAGCTCGTTACGCACCGATGGTAAAGCAGGCTTGTTGCAAGCCGCTTCCGAGCTGGAGCGTTGCTACTCGCGCCAATATACCTATACAGACTGTACTATTACGCCCACCTCACCAGACGGTAATTACACGATTTCGGCAGACTCTGGCAGCGTTAATGACGGTGGTTTTCTAATTACCGCTACCGCTTCACGCTCTGATGGTTGTGCTAGCGATATTACATTAAACGCACTGGGTGAGCGTTTGCCTGAGGCGTGTTGGTAA
- a CDS encoding Rrf2 family transcriptional regulator, which translates to MHLTRFTDYSIRVLIFLAAKGEERSTIHEIAETFNISRNHLMKIVQALSQKQYVTAIRGKNGGLLLTRDPATIVLGELVREMEHDMALVECFHSDNACTITPACRLQSILKDALSAFLDELDSYTLADLLGNQQPQLAQLMRIPTVSA; encoded by the coding sequence ATGCATCTCACCCGATTCACTGATTATTCGATACGCGTATTGATCTTTCTTGCTGCCAAGGGAGAGGAGCGCTCTACTATTCATGAGATTGCCGAGACCTTTAATATATCGCGCAATCATTTGATGAAAATCGTTCAGGCACTTAGCCAGAAACAATACGTTACCGCTATTCGCGGCAAGAATGGCGGCTTACTGCTGACCCGCGACCCCGCAACCATTGTGTTAGGCGAGCTGGTACGGGAGATGGAGCATGACATGGCGTTAGTGGAGTGTTTTCATAGTGATAACGCCTGCACCATCACGCCAGCCTGTCGACTTCAATCGATTCTTAAGGATGCGTTGTCCGCATTTCTAGACGAACTAGATAGCTACACACTGGCTGACTTGTTGGGCAATCAACAACCTCAGCTGGCGCAACTTATGCGCATTCCTACCGTCAGTGCTTAG
- a CDS encoding pilus assembly protein PilV, whose product MSRQQGFSLVESLVALVILSVGLISVAAMQLKALQSAHSGYQHALANVAAIDAQERIWAAFAGSGACSDIPLSTVESAWKNHWFTHPETAVLTHADASRSQLSGLGCQFTITVYLLTAANDDAGELVYNFSLPSQS is encoded by the coding sequence ATGAGTCGTCAACAAGGCTTCTCACTGGTGGAGTCGCTTGTTGCGCTGGTGATTCTTTCCGTTGGACTGATCAGTGTGGCGGCTATGCAGCTTAAAGCGCTACAAAGTGCCCACTCGGGTTATCAGCATGCGTTGGCTAATGTGGCTGCTATTGATGCCCAGGAAAGAATTTGGGCGGCTTTTGCGGGTAGCGGTGCATGCAGCGATATCCCTCTTAGTACCGTAGAGTCCGCCTGGAAAAATCACTGGTTCACTCATCCAGAAACGGCGGTGCTTACTCATGCAGATGCATCACGCAGTCAGCTATCTGGCCTTGGGTGTCAGTTTACTATCACCGTTTATTTGTTAACGGCGGCGAATGATGATGCTGGTGAATTAGTTTATAACTTTAGTTTACCCTCCCAATCGTAA
- a CDS encoding tryptophan--tRNA ligase → MSQTAKTRVLTGITTTGTPHLGNYVGAIKPAIEASQDPNVQSFYFLADYHALIKCQDPKRVQESRLEIAATWLALGLDTDNAIFYRQSDILEIPELMWMLSCVSAKGLMNRAHAYKAAVAENEAAGDQDADKGITMGLFSYPVLMAADILMFNANKVPVGRDQIQHIEMARDIGNRFNHLFKGQYFVQPEAVVDEKVEVLKGLDGRKMSKSYNNTIPLFSAEKKLQKLVRKIKTNSLEPGEPKDPDTCTLFQIFSAFASTEEVAAMRGQYAEGIGWGDAKNHVFEYLNAHLSAPRERYNALMEDPAHIEAVLQKGAERAREEAAVTMDRLRSAVGLGRFI, encoded by the coding sequence ATGAGTCAGACAGCCAAAACCCGCGTGCTGACCGGGATTACCACGACAGGAACGCCGCATCTTGGTAACTATGTGGGGGCGATTAAGCCTGCCATTGAGGCCAGCCAAGACCCGAATGTTCAGTCGTTCTATTTCCTTGCTGATTACCATGCGCTGATCAAGTGCCAAGACCCTAAGCGCGTGCAGGAGTCTCGCCTGGAGATCGCCGCGACGTGGCTGGCGTTGGGGCTGGATACCGACAATGCTATTTTTTATCGGCAGTCGGATATTTTAGAAATCCCTGAGCTGATGTGGATGCTCTCTTGTGTCTCTGCCAAGGGGTTGATGAACCGTGCCCACGCCTATAAAGCGGCGGTTGCTGAGAATGAAGCGGCCGGTGATCAAGACGCCGATAAAGGCATCACGATGGGGCTGTTTAGTTACCCCGTGCTAATGGCGGCTGATATCCTCATGTTTAACGCCAATAAAGTACCGGTAGGGCGTGACCAAATTCAGCATATTGAAATGGCGCGCGATATTGGCAATCGCTTTAATCATTTGTTTAAAGGCCAATATTTTGTGCAGCCTGAAGCTGTAGTCGATGAAAAAGTGGAAGTGTTAAAAGGGCTGGACGGGCGCAAAATGTCCAAAAGCTACAACAACACCATTCCGCTTTTCTCTGCCGAGAAAAAGCTACAAAAGCTAGTGCGTAAAATTAAAACCAACTCGCTGGAGCCCGGCGAACCCAAAGACCCGGATACCTGCACTCTATTTCAAATATTCTCTGCCTTTGCTAGCACTGAAGAAGTAGCCGCTATGCGCGGGCAGTATGCAGAAGGGATCGGTTGGGGTGATGCCAAAAACCACGTATTTGAGTACCTAAACGCGCATTTAAGTGCACCTCGTGAGCGGTATAACGCACTGATGGAAGACCCCGCTCATATTGAAGCTGTGCTTCAGAAAGGGGCCGAGCGTGCCCGAGAAGAAGCAGCAGTGACGATGGATCGTTTGCGTTCAGCGGTAGGGCTGGGTCGGTTTATCTAA
- a CDS encoding 4-hydroxy-3-methylbut-2-enyl diphosphate reductase, whose protein sequence is MQSSESSQPIQIKLANPRGFCAGVDRAIDIVNRALDVFGPPIYVRHEVVHNRFVVETLRERGAVFVEELHEVPDDVIVIFSAHGVSRAVQQEAEQRGLKVFDATCPLVTKVHLEVLRYAKRGQECILIGHEGHPEVEGTMGRYDTSHGGQIYLVEDEQDVAKLGVNDPSTLAFVTQTTLSMDDTAKVIDALREKFPEIQGPRKDDICYATQNRQDAVRELAADSDLVLVVGSPNSSNSNRLRELSERMGTPAYLIDNADQIEPAWLEGVSRIGVTAGASAPEVLVKGVIDKLQTLGAEVPVELQGREENITFSMPKELREQVIVSG, encoded by the coding sequence ATGCAGTCATCAGAGTCCTCTCAGCCAATACAGATTAAGCTGGCGAACCCACGCGGGTTTTGCGCTGGCGTGGATCGTGCGATCGACATCGTCAACCGCGCGCTTGATGTCTTTGGCCCGCCCATTTATGTGCGCCACGAGGTGGTTCATAACCGCTTTGTGGTTGAAACCTTACGCGAGCGGGGGGCCGTGTTTGTCGAAGAACTCCATGAAGTGCCCGATGACGTGATCGTGATTTTCTCGGCCCACGGTGTTTCTCGTGCCGTACAACAGGAGGCTGAGCAGCGCGGCCTTAAAGTCTTCGATGCGACCTGCCCGTTGGTTACCAAAGTGCATTTGGAAGTGCTGCGCTACGCCAAGCGTGGACAGGAGTGCATTTTGATTGGTCACGAAGGCCATCCGGAAGTCGAAGGTACCATGGGGCGTTACGATACCTCCCACGGTGGCCAGATCTACTTGGTTGAAGATGAGCAGGATGTGGCGAAGCTAGGGGTCAACGACCCTTCTACGCTGGCGTTTGTGACCCAAACCACGCTCTCGATGGACGACACTGCTAAAGTGATCGACGCGCTACGGGAGAAATTCCCAGAGATTCAGGGGCCGCGCAAAGATGATATCTGTTATGCCACTCAAAACCGCCAGGATGCAGTGCGCGAATTAGCGGCGGATAGCGACTTGGTCTTGGTCGTTGGCAGCCCCAATAGCTCCAACTCCAATCGCCTGCGCGAACTTTCTGAGCGTATGGGCACGCCTGCCTATTTAATCGATAATGCTGACCAAATTGAGCCAGCATGGCTTGAGGGCGTTAGCCGTATTGGCGTAACAGCGGGTGCCAGCGCGCCAGAAGTATTGGTGAAAGGCGTCATTGATAAGCTGCAAACGCTTGGCGCAGAGGTACCTGTTGAACTCCAGGGGCGTGAGGAAAATATTACTTTTTCTATGCCTAAAGAGCTGCGTGAGCAAGTGATTGTAAGCGGGTGA
- a CDS encoding NnrS, whose amino-acid sequence MPTTASSQPASTLKHLPFVRLAFRPFFLLAALFSVASMLVWLAFWHGNTLLRPYGGLIFWHQHEMLFGFAAAVVAGFLLTAVRNWTGLPSLSGGPLLALVGLWLLGRLLMAFPMALPGWLVLMVDLAFLPVVAIVMAKLVITAKRWRNLIFIPVLALFAMANLAMHLGLMNGNAELIRQAAYLAVLLITLLMTVVGGRVIAMFTANRLGRPKPAPIPVLEGVTLASTAGVVLLQLAIMLGVAVPTMLMGGAMVLAALANTLRMARWGGLHSWREPLLWGLHGSYAFIPLGLVMWVLALMRLMRTELAIHALSIGRMGVMMLAMMARVSLGHTGRPIRALPGIGVALGLMLIAAVMRSAMLALFPQITHWAYTLSIIFWCLAYVIFLVHYTLPLMQARVDGQEVREC is encoded by the coding sequence ATGCCAACGACCGCCTCATCCCAGCCCGCCTCCACGCTTAAGCATCTGCCATTTGTGCGCCTAGCTTTTAGGCCTTTCTTCCTACTGGCTGCGCTGTTCAGCGTGGCATCGATGTTGGTGTGGTTAGCGTTCTGGCACGGCAATACCCTTTTGCGCCCCTATGGCGGCCTAATTTTTTGGCATCAGCATGAAATGTTATTCGGCTTTGCGGCGGCGGTGGTTGCGGGGTTTTTACTAACGGCGGTGCGCAACTGGACTGGATTGCCAAGCTTAAGCGGCGGGCCGCTGTTGGCGCTAGTAGGGTTATGGCTGTTAGGGCGGCTGCTAATGGCCTTTCCCATGGCGTTGCCGGGCTGGCTAGTACTGATGGTCGACCTTGCGTTTCTGCCGGTGGTTGCCATCGTGATGGCGAAATTAGTGATCACCGCGAAGCGTTGGCGCAATTTGATCTTCATCCCTGTGCTGGCGCTATTTGCGATGGCTAATCTGGCGATGCACTTGGGGTTGATGAATGGCAATGCCGAGTTGATTCGCCAAGCGGCCTACTTAGCTGTGCTGTTGATCACGCTTTTAATGACCGTCGTAGGCGGGCGGGTGATTGCTATGTTTACCGCCAACCGTTTAGGGCGGCCCAAGCCAGCGCCGATTCCCGTACTGGAAGGTGTTACGCTGGCGAGTACGGCGGGCGTCGTATTATTGCAGTTGGCCATCATGCTGGGCGTTGCCGTTCCTACGATGTTAATGGGTGGGGCGATGGTTTTAGCGGCATTGGCCAACACACTTCGCATGGCACGCTGGGGTGGGCTGCACAGCTGGCGCGAACCATTGCTATGGGGGTTGCATGGCAGCTACGCCTTCATTCCTTTAGGCCTCGTCATGTGGGTATTAGCGCTTATGAGGCTAATGCGCACTGAGCTTGCAATTCACGCGCTAAGTATTGGGAGAATGGGCGTTATGATGTTAGCGATGATGGCTCGGGTGTCACTAGGCCACACCGGTCGACCAATACGCGCCCTGCCGGGAATCGGCGTAGCGCTGGGGCTGATGTTAATAGCAGCCGTCATGCGTTCAGCCATGTTGGCGCTATTTCCCCAGATCACCCACTGGGCCTACACGCTAAGCATCATCTTCTGGTGCTTGGCCTACGTTATATTTCTCGTGCACTACACGTTGCCATTAATGCAGGCGCGCGTCGACGGGCAGGAGGTTAGAGAGTGCTAA
- a CDS encoding prepilin-type N-terminal cleavage/methylation domain-containing protein, with amino-acid sequence MDVQRGFTLTELLVAMVISSVVILGAGQLCLSTFHVFRQIDTLGRQQEALIYTAATIADTLRSHHAIENDEEALFRLQCDTVEPLCRCTVQDMQAAEPLVTFVKLGGGQCERTQSLGIAEPSNSVMSVVTLPLGPEGRDIYFHITHRNSILN; translated from the coding sequence ATGGATGTGCAGCGCGGTTTTACGCTAACAGAGTTACTGGTAGCCATGGTGATTAGCAGCGTGGTTATTCTTGGCGCTGGCCAACTATGCTTATCAACTTTCCACGTTTTTAGGCAGATAGATACGCTGGGTCGCCAACAAGAGGCCCTGATTTATACCGCTGCTACGATAGCGGACACCTTAAGAAGTCATCATGCTATTGAAAATGATGAAGAAGCGCTGTTTCGCCTGCAGTGCGATACTGTCGAGCCCCTTTGCCGCTGTACCGTTCAAGATATGCAGGCAGCAGAGCCGCTAGTGACGTTTGTTAAATTAGGTGGAGGCCAGTGTGAAAGAACACAATCACTAGGGATTGCTGAGCCGAGTAATAGCGTAATGAGCGTCGTGACTCTACCCCTGGGGCCGGAAGGGCGTGATATCTACTTCCATATTACTCACCGCAACAGCATACTAAATTAG